TGCGAGCATGTGCGCCGTCCTGCATTACGTCGCGCCGAGACTATGCGCGGCCTATGACCAACACAAGGGGCGCGTGGCGCGCATCAATTGAAGGCCGCGCAAGGATCTTCGCGCTCCGGAGCTGGCGCAGTCAGTGTCATATCAAATTCTCCCACAGGCGGGCTGTTTTTCTCGCCCTGACCAAGGGCGATCACAGACACATCCGCATTCGCTGTATGCAGGTTTACAGGGATGCCCCAATCCGTGCGCGCATGGCCGTTGCCGGTGATCACAACAACCGGCCCGCCTGTATCTGCCAAGGCTTGCAATGTCACTCTCGCCAAATGAGCATCGCGCAGTCTTTGCACCATAACCATCCGCGGCAGAACATCGGCGGGGAGTTTGTTGCAATGCGCCACAGCCTGAAGTCTTTCACGCGCCTCTTGCTGATCTTTCGGCAAGGGCTGGGTTAGACCAAACGCCTCCGCCTGCGCACCAAACACGGTCTCTACCCCGTCCTGCATCGCGGCGCGAGACGCCTGCCGTTCAAGTTGCGCACCGAAAATCGCCGCGTCAGGAGCAGCGGCGAAAATCGGATAGTACATCGAGAAATCTGGCCAGCCCGAATTGTTCCAGCCCAACGCTTTTTCGAGGTCGGCCTCTGAAAGACGGTTTTCATCTGTTACTTCCGCCGCTTGCTGCTCAGTCAGCATTTCAAACACGACTGCGGTCGGAGACAGTAGCTCAACAAGCTCAGTCTGTGCTCGGTGGTGATCTGCATTGTCATGCCGCTCGCCCAAAAGCACGATTTCAGCTGATGCCAGATTGGACATGTCTTCGGGGCTCAAAGCCTCTGTTACATCAGAGGCCCAAGTGAGTTTCGCGTGGCAAGTCAGAAGAGCAGAAATCAGAAGAACGGCATTTTTGATCATGCCAATAGATTTTGGACCTCGGATCCCTGCTTTTCAAGGTAGCGACGCATTTTCTGGAACGCGGCCGCTTCTATCTGGCGCACGCGCTCCTTGCTGAGACTGAGTTCATCGCCAAGGCTTTCAAGAGTCCGTGCGTCATTTCGCAACTTGCGTTCGCGCACAATGAAGCGTTCCCGATCATTGAGCCGGGACATGGCTTCGGTGAGCCAATTGCGCAAAGCACCCTTGTCGTGCTCTTCTTCAACAACTTCGTCACCGCGTGGACCGTCGTCCTCGAGAGTATCAATCCATTCGCGGCCTTCTTCATCGGCTGCCTGCGTCGCGTTCAGTGAAAAATCCGAGCCAGAAAGACGACCTTCCATCATCTCAACATCGCGCAATGGCACGCCAACTTCGTGTGAAATCATTTCGCGCAGTTGATGTCCGTCCAGCTTTTCACCGCGTGCCATCGCTTCTCTCTCAAGCCGGGCTTGCACACGGCGCATGTTAAAGAACAAGGACTTTTGGCTGCTGGTTGACCCGGTGCGCACCATGGACCAATTGCGCATCACATAGTCTTGGATTGACGCCTTGATCCACCACACCGCGTAAGTCGAAAAGCGCACGCCGCGATCAGGGTCGAATTTATCCGCAGCCTTCATTAAGCCAAGTCCAGCTTCTTGGATCAAGTCGCTCATCGGCGCACCGTAGCGGCGATATTTAGCCGCCATCGAAATCGCCAACCGCATGTATGCGGTGATCAACCGGTGCAAGGCTTTTTCATCTCGCTGATCACGCCAAGCGTAGGCCAGATCGCGTTCAGTATCCGCATCAAGAAGTTCCGCACGCATCGCCGCGCGGGACATATTTGTGTTGAATCCACCGTTTGATGCCATTTTTTACTCCCTGGTGCTTCTAGCGCATCGACCTTTTTTGGTCGTTCGCTTAGTGCTACGCAGGAGTTCGGCAAGTGGATCACAAAAAAAGAGACGGAAAATTATGTTACCGGGGTTGAGCTTGGTCATTGGTGGGGCCGCGTCAGGCAAGTCAGCTTTTGCAGAAGGGTTAGTGAAGGGCACAGGTCGAAATCTGGTCTATCTGGCCACAGCACAGGCCCATGACGCCGAAATGCGGGCCAAACTGCGCAAGCACAAAGAGCAGCGCGGCGAAGGATGGCGCACCATTGAAGAGCCGCTCGACATTGGCCGAACCCTCGCCACGATCAGCGGGGACAACGCCGTTTTACTGGACTGTCTGACCATGTGGCTAAGCAATCAGATGCTGGCGGAAAACCCTTTGGATGAAGCAGAGGCGGAACTTATGGCGGGTTTGGCGCTCTGCCCCGCGCCGCTTGTGATCGTCACCAACGAAGTGGGCCAGTCTGTCGTTCCCGAAAACGCACTGGCGCGTCAGTTTCGAGAGGCGCAAGGACGTTTGAACCAGAAAATCGCCGCTAAGGCAGACTTGGTGGTAAATGTAGTCGCGGGGCTTCCACAGGTTTTGAAAGGCACATTGCCATGACAACCTGGCATTGGGTGCGGCACGGCCCAACGCATCAAAAGACCTTTGTCGGATGGCGCGATGTGCCAGCAGATTTATCAGATACGGCTCAAATTGCACGCCTGAGTACGTATTTGCCGGAAAGCGCGTTGGTCATTTCCTCGGATCTTATCCGCGCTTCAGCCACGGCGGATGCGATTGAGGCCGGACGCACGCGTCTTCCAAGCCATACAGATCTGCGCGAGTTTCATTTCGGCGAGTGGGACGGCAAGCATTTCGACGAAGTAGCTCAAAGCCATCCAGAGCTTTCCCGTGCCTATTGGGAAACGCCCGGAGACGTGGCCCCACCCGGCGGCGAAAGCTGGAACAGCGCGGCGCAACGGGTGTCAACAGTGGTGGATCGTTTGAATGCGGAACACCCCAATGATCATATCATCGCCGTAGCTCACATCGGGGTCATCCTCACGCAGGTACAACGCGCCGAAAGTCTGGTGCCCGAAGAAGCGATTGGTCATCGCATTGACAACCTCTCCGTCACCACGTTGCGTCAAAAGCCAACGGGATGGCACGTTGAGTGCATCAATCACCTGCCGTGATGAACCGCCGCACAAAACATGGTTTTGGCCAAAGCATACCGCGTTCTAAAGTAAATCCATGCAATACGATCTCTTTATAGGGGACCGCAGTTTTTCAAGCTGGTCCTTGCGCGGATGGCTAATGCTTGAAAAATTCGGCATCCCACACCGCACGCACATGGTAGGCCTCTATGACGGCACAATGGCCGAAGATCTGGCCGATCTGCACCCCGCCCGCCTTGTTCCAGTGATGCGCGACAACGATGGTGTGGTGATCTTTGACACGCTTGCCATGGCTGAAACACTGGCCGAGCGGCACCCCGAAGCTGGTTTTTGGCCCGATGACCCCGCTGCACGCGCCTTGGCACGCTCAATCACAGCAGAAATGCATTCGGGCTTCAGCGCTCTGCGCGGGGAGTGTCCAATGCAGCTTTTGCATCAGGTGCAGGGGTTTGAACCATCACAAGCGGTTACAGCAGAACTGAAACGGCTCAGTTTGCTTTGGGACCTGGCACGAGCAAAGCATGGCCAATCCGGACCTTGGCTTTTTGGGAGATACTCGCTCGCCGATGTGTTTTATGCACCTGTTGCGGCACGCATCGCCGGCTATGGCCTGACTGTGAGCGCGGTGGCACAGGATTATGTGGACACCACGTTGTCCGACACCAGTTTCCGTCAGTGGCGCGCGATGGGCCTGACCAAGACCTATGATCCGATGCCCTATGACATGGGTTTGCCTAACTCTGTATGGCCTGGCCCCATCACTAAAGCTGCCGCACCTACTGAAGAGTGTTCATCAGAGAACACCCACTGTCCCTATTCAAATTTGCCTGGCACGCATTTCATGGAAACGGGCGGGCGTATCTTTGGATTTTGCAACGCGTTTTGCCGTGACAAGACCGTGGCGGATCAAGAGGCCTGGCCCAAATTCGTAGCGATGCGGGACGCAGAGTGAACGCTTTGGCACTCGCCCATTAACCATTCGTCAATACATTGCGCGTTACCCAAGGCAACGGGGCAATGGGACATCAGGTCACGAATGGTTGCGCGCGCCTATACTGTCGCCTTTGAAGGCGTTGAGGCCAAATCGGTTGAGGTGCAATGTGCCGTCACACCGGGTTTGCCCGCGTTTTCTCTCGTCGGTTTGCCGGATAAAGCGGTAACCGAGGCACGCGACAGGGTCCGCACAGCCCTCAGTTCGATGGCAATCGCTCTTCCCTCCAAGAGGATTACGATCAACCTATCGCCTGCGGACATGCCCAAAGAGGGCAGCCATTTTGACCTCCCCATTGCCCTGGCTCTGCTTGCCGCCCTCGAAATCATTCCACATGACGCGGTTGAAGGCACCTGTTCACTTGGGGAATTGTCGCTTGATGGCTCACTGATCCCAGTGGTTGGGGCCCTGCCCGCAGCCATGGCCGCCGCCGATGAAGACCGTACTCTGCTTTGTCCCAAGGGTTCCGGGTCAGAAGCCGCTTGGGTCGGCGCGGCACAAGTGATTGGAGCGGCCAGCCTTGCCGATGTGGTGCGTCACTATACCGGTCAATCGCCACTCGCTCCGGCCCAACCTGGCGAAGTCACCTCCGACACATCCGGACGCGACCTGCGTGATGTAAAAGGTCAGGAACGCGCCAAACGTGCGCTAGAGATCGCGGCTGCAGGGCGGCATCACCTGATGATGGTCGGCACACCAGGGTCTGGAAAATCCATGTTGGCGGCACGGTTGCCTGGCCTGTTGCCGCCTTTGAGCGCGACCGAAGCCTTGGAAACGTCCATGATCCATTCTCTAGCAGGATTGCTTGATGAAGGCGGGATAAATCGGACCCGCCCCTTTCGCGAGCCTCACCACACCGCCTCCATGGCAGCCATCGTAGGTGGAGGGCGTCGAGCCGGCCCCGGAGAGATCAGCCTTGCCCACAATGGAGTGCTTTTTCTTGATGAATTTCCCGAGTTTCCGCGCGCAGTACTGGAAACCTTGCGCCAACCGATTGAGAGCGGTGAGGTCATGGTGGCGCGCGCCAATGCGCATGTGAAATACCCCTGCCGATTTATGCTCATTGCGGCGGCAAACCCCTGCAAATGCGGATATTTACCCGATCCGGCAAGGGCGTGTTCGCGCGCTCCAGTTTGTGGTGAGGATTACATGGGGCGCATTTCCGGGCCCCTTCTGGACCGATTTGACCTGCGTGTCGATGTGCCTCCGGTGGCGTTCACGGATCTTGATTTACCCGCTTCTGGTGACAGTTCAGCGGAGGTCGCGGCCCGTGTCTCTGCAGCGCGCGAGGTGCAAGAGACACGTTTCGCCGAAACTCTTAATATGCGGCTTAACTCGGATGCGGAGGGTGAAGTTTTGGAAGAGATCGCAGCACCCGACGCGGAGGGCCGAGACTTGCTCAACCAGGTGGCAGAACGATTTGGGCTGTCAGCGCGCGGGTATCACCGTGTGCTTCGCGTGGCGCGCACTATCGCCGATTTGAACGCCGAGGCAAATGTCCGGCGGACCCATATCGCTGAGGCCATCAGCTATCGCCTTAACGGTTCGAAAGAGATCTGACCCATTGCGCCAAGTCTCGCAGTGTGTTGCGTGCCTCTGGTAACAGGTTGTGAAAGAGTGGCCAGACATGCGGCAAGTTGTGCTCAATGAGCTCGGTGACCTCAACACCTTGAGCACGCAAGTGTTTGGTCATGCGCCGCGTATCATCCAAAAGAATTTCCGTATCTCCAACGCACATCCAGACCGGCGCAGCACCGGCAAACTCCGCAAAAAGCGGAGACGCCCCAGGCGTTTTTGGGTCAGCGCCATTGAGATAAAAGTCTGCGCTTTCCTGTGCCCGTTCGGCAGGCAAAATCACATCTGCATCCGCCTGCAACACAAAACTCTCACCGGAATAGGTCATGTCCGTCAAAGGCGAAAAGGCAAACGTACCAAGCGGATTTGGCAGCCCCAACTTGCAGATCTCGGCTTGAAGCGCCAGAACAAGCCCACCGCCTGCACTGTCTCCTCCCAGGATGACACCGCCGGGTCGCTCCATGACGGCGCGATAGACGGAAACAGCATCTTCCAACGCAGCGGGAAATGGATGCTCTGGTGCAAGCCGATAGGTTGGCAGGCACGCAGGCAATCCGGTGTCCGCTGACAGTCGCGCCAGCATAGCGCGATGCGTGTTTGGAGAGCCGAATACATAGGCGCCGCCGTGGAAATAGAGTAGTAAGGGCGCGCCGTCTTTCGAAACGCCGCGGGCGCGGGCCCATTGGACGTCCCGACCAGCGATTTTGTCATGCGAATACTGTGTGCCGAAGGGCGCATGAAAATAGAACCGGGCTTTGGTCTCAAATGACCGCCTAATTTCAAGCGGATCTTCCGCCCGGGCCAAAAACGATTTCTCCGTCCAACGCAACCAAGCGTTCAAGATTGGGCGAGCGAAGCTCACTGGCGTTTGGCCTCAATGGCTTGCCAGATTTTCTCCGCCGTGTTGGTGCCATCAAACCGCTCCAATTCCTGGATGCCAGTGGGCGAGGTCACGTTAATCTCTGTCAGGTACGTCCCGATTACATCAATCCCTACAAATACCTGACCTTTTTCCTTCAAAAGCGGTCCAATCGTCGCGCAGATTTCCAGGTCGCGCTCTGTCATGGCAACCTTCTCAGGCCGTCCACCGACATGCATATTGGACCGTGTCTCACCTTTCGCCGGCAGCCGGTTGATCGCCCCGACGGGCTCACCATCGACCAGAATAACGCGTTTATCGCCCTGTTTGATCTCGGGCAGGTACTTTTGCACGATGAGCGGCTCACGGCTGAAGCCTGTGAATAGTTCATGCAGGCTACTGAGGTTCTTGTCACCCTCAGGCAGGAAAAAGACGCCCGCACCGCCATTGCCATAGAGCGGTTTCAGGATGACATCCCCATGCTGTGCCTTGAACTCCCGGATCGTGTCGAGATCGCGTGCTATGGCTGTGGGAGGCATGAGGTCTGGAAAATCAAGGATCAAAAGCTTTTCCGGGTAATTGCGCACCCAAAACGGATCATTCACAACAAGTGTACTGGGCGTCAGTCGGTCCAGCAGATGCGTTGTGGTGATATAAAACATGTCAAATGGCGGATCCTGACGAAGCCAGACCACATCAAACTCTGCCAAATCCACCACCTGCTCTGCGCCCAGATGATAGTGATCGCCCTCGACAGCCTGTACCTTCAGCGGCCAGCCACGCGCAGTGACGCGACCCTGATTGTAGGCAAGCCGGTCAGGGGTGTAATAAAACAACTCATGCCCACGCTCCTGCGCCTCAAGGGCGATGCGAAACGTGCTGTCTGCGGTGATATCAATCGGACCGATTGGGTCCATCTGGAACGCAACTTTCATGCGGTTCTCTCCGGTCTTTTCTTGCCACATACATGGGGTATGCGTGACCGGGGTGCAAATCAGAAATGACCGAAAGCGTTTTGCAGAATTTCAACCTCGCCGCGTGCATTGACCAAAGCCAGGTCAAAACGCACATCGCTTAGCTGCCCATTCGGCGTATGTGCGAGATACTCAGACGCTGCCAAATGGATGCGCCTCATCTGCGCTTCAAGAAGCCTGTGACGCGCAGCCTCATGCGTGACAGACGCTTTGACTTCACAAAAAACATAAACGTCTTGATGCAGAAAAATCAGGTCAATCTCGCCGCCCTTCCCACGCCACCGTGTTTCCAAAATGGTTGCGCCGAGAGCTTTGTACGCAGCCGCAACAGACGCCTCTGCCGCATCCCCTTTGAGATAGGCCAGCTGACCGCGCCGACTTTTGCGCGCCATAAGCACTGTATTTTCTTGCTTCGACGGAACTTTGAGCGACACGTGCTTCTCCTGATGTAGAAACACTAGGCCCGTCGTAGGTTAAAGATGTCTCAACGCTGCTCGCTCTTTTTCAAGGCCAGTTGATAAACCTCTCGGCGCTTCCATCCGGTTTCCCTCGAAACATGAGTGGCGGCATCCTTAACGCTCAGTGTTTCCAGAGCTGACTCAAGTGCAGCTTCAACATCCACAGCATCCGCGGTCCGTTCTGCCCCGCGATCA
This DNA window, taken from Roseovarius sp. S88, encodes the following:
- a CDS encoding alpha/beta hydrolase, whose product is MARAEDPLEIRRSFETKARFYFHAPFGTQYSHDKIAGRDVQWARARGVSKDGAPLLLYFHGGAYVFGSPNTHRAMLARLSADTGLPACLPTYRLAPEHPFPAALEDAVSVYRAVMERPGGVILGGDSAGGGLVLALQAEICKLGLPNPLGTFAFSPLTDMTYSGESFVLQADADVILPAERAQESADFYLNGADPKTPGASPLFAEFAGAAPVWMCVGDTEILLDDTRRMTKHLRAQGVEVTELIEHNLPHVWPLFHNLLPEARNTLRDLAQWVRSLSNR
- the gshB gene encoding glutathione synthase gives rise to the protein MKVAFQMDPIGPIDITADSTFRIALEAQERGHELFYYTPDRLAYNQGRVTARGWPLKVQAVEGDHYHLGAEQVVDLAEFDVVWLRQDPPFDMFYITTTHLLDRLTPSTLVVNDPFWVRNYPEKLLILDFPDLMPPTAIARDLDTIREFKAQHGDVILKPLYGNGGAGVFFLPEGDKNLSSLHELFTGFSREPLIVQKYLPEIKQGDKRVILVDGEPVGAINRLPAKGETRSNMHVGGRPEKVAMTERDLEICATIGPLLKEKGQVFVGIDVIGTYLTEINVTSPTGIQELERFDGTNTAEKIWQAIEAKRQ
- the cobU gene encoding bifunctional adenosylcobinamide kinase/adenosylcobinamide-phosphate guanylyltransferase; translation: MLPGLSLVIGGAASGKSAFAEGLVKGTGRNLVYLATAQAHDAEMRAKLRKHKEQRGEGWRTIEEPLDIGRTLATISGDNAVLLDCLTMWLSNQMLAENPLDEAEAELMAGLALCPAPLVIVTNEVGQSVVPENALARQFREAQGRLNQKIAAKADLVVNVVAGLPQVLKGTLP
- a CDS encoding ChaN family lipoprotein produces the protein MIKNAVLLISALLTCHAKLTWASDVTEALSPEDMSNLASAEIVLLGERHDNADHHRAQTELVELLSPTAVVFEMLTEQQAAEVTDENRLSEADLEKALGWNNSGWPDFSMYYPIFAAAPDAAIFGAQLERQASRAAMQDGVETVFGAQAEAFGLTQPLPKDQQEARERLQAVAHCNKLPADVLPRMVMVQRLRDAHLARVTLQALADTGGPVVVITGNGHARTDWGIPVNLHTANADVSVIALGQGEKNSPPVGEFDMTLTAPAPEREDPCAAFN
- a CDS encoding RNA polymerase factor sigma-32, with amino-acid sequence MASNGGFNTNMSRAAMRAELLDADTERDLAYAWRDQRDEKALHRLITAYMRLAISMAAKYRRYGAPMSDLIQEAGLGLMKAADKFDPDRGVRFSTYAVWWIKASIQDYVMRNWSMVRTGSTSSQKSLFFNMRRVQARLEREAMARGEKLDGHQLREMISHEVGVPLRDVEMMEGRLSGSDFSLNATQAADEEGREWIDTLEDDGPRGDEVVEEEHDKGALRNWLTEAMSRLNDRERFIVRERKLRNDARTLESLGDELSLSKERVRQIEAAAFQKMRRYLEKQGSEVQNLLA
- a CDS encoding glutathione S-transferase, with protein sequence MQYDLFIGDRSFSSWSLRGWLMLEKFGIPHRTHMVGLYDGTMAEDLADLHPARLVPVMRDNDGVVIFDTLAMAETLAERHPEAGFWPDDPAARALARSITAEMHSGFSALRGECPMQLLHQVQGFEPSQAVTAELKRLSLLWDLARAKHGQSGPWLFGRYSLADVFYAPVAARIAGYGLTVSAVAQDYVDTTLSDTSFRQWRAMGLTKTYDPMPYDMGLPNSVWPGPITKAAAPTEECSSENTHCPYSNLPGTHFMETGGRIFGFCNAFCRDKTVADQEAWPKFVAMRDAE
- a CDS encoding YraN family protein, translated to MSLKVPSKQENTVLMARKSRRGQLAYLKGDAAEASVAAAYKALGATILETRWRGKGGEIDLIFLHQDVYVFCEVKASVTHEAARHRLLEAQMRRIHLAASEYLAHTPNGQLSDVRFDLALVNARGEVEILQNAFGHF
- a CDS encoding histidine phosphatase family protein, with protein sequence MTTWHWVRHGPTHQKTFVGWRDVPADLSDTAQIARLSTYLPESALVISSDLIRASATADAIEAGRTRLPSHTDLREFHFGEWDGKHFDEVAQSHPELSRAYWETPGDVAPPGGESWNSAAQRVSTVVDRLNAEHPNDHIIAVAHIGVILTQVQRAESLVPEEAIGHRIDNLSVTTLRQKPTGWHVECINHLP
- a CDS encoding YifB family Mg chelatase-like AAA ATPase, producing the protein MVARAYTVAFEGVEAKSVEVQCAVTPGLPAFSLVGLPDKAVTEARDRVRTALSSMAIALPSKRITINLSPADMPKEGSHFDLPIALALLAALEIIPHDAVEGTCSLGELSLDGSLIPVVGALPAAMAAADEDRTLLCPKGSGSEAAWVGAAQVIGAASLADVVRHYTGQSPLAPAQPGEVTSDTSGRDLRDVKGQERAKRALEIAAAGRHHLMMVGTPGSGKSMLAARLPGLLPPLSATEALETSMIHSLAGLLDEGGINRTRPFREPHHTASMAAIVGGGRRAGPGEISLAHNGVLFLDEFPEFPRAVLETLRQPIESGEVMVARANAHVKYPCRFMLIAAANPCKCGYLPDPARACSRAPVCGEDYMGRISGPLLDRFDLRVDVPPVAFTDLDLPASGDSSAEVAARVSAAREVQETRFAETLNMRLNSDAEGEVLEEIAAPDAEGRDLLNQVAERFGLSARGYHRVLRVARTIADLNAEANVRRTHIAEAISYRLNGSKEI